The genomic region TTTTAGTGCTAACTGAAGATGAAGTTAATATAGTAGAAGAGAGGACTTGCATAAGATGTGCAAGGTGTGTTGATGCTTGTCCAATGAAACTTATGCCAAATTACCTTTCGGCTTATTCAAGAAAAGAAATGCTGCAAGAGGCAGAGGAGCTTCACCTATTTAACTGTATAGAGTGTGGATGCTGTTCTTTTATGTGTCCATCTAGAATACCGCTTGTACATTTAATAAGGCAAGGGAAGGCTGAGGTTAGCTCTAAAAAAGCAAAAAAGTAAGGTTTAGAAGGAGGAAATAACATGAGCAAAAAGTTTGTAGTGGGACCTTCTCCACACATACGTAGTCCTAGAGATATTGACTATATAATGTGGGATGTAGTAGTTGCTCTAGTTCCAGCTACCATTGCCTCTCTAATAATTTTTGGTTGGGCTAGCGCTATAGTATTGTCCCTAAGTTTAATATCAGCTTTGTTTTTTGAATGGTTAGTTGTTTCACGAAAACTGAGCATTAGTTCTTTTTTAGGAGATGGAAGTGCAGCAGTAACAGGTTTATTGTTAGGCTTAAGCTTACCACCTGCAGTAGGAATGATGTCAGTAGGGGAAGGGGCTTGGACTCAACCTTGGGCCATTCCGATTTTAGGTAGTGCTGTAGCTATTCTAATAGGCAAGCATGCATTTGGTGGTTTAGGGAAAAACCCTTTCAACCCAGCATTAGTAGGTAGAGGTTTTTTAACATTTTCTTATCTTTCGATTATGACAAATTGGGAAGCACCAGGTACAGTAGTTGATGCAGCGTCTGGAGCTACTCCTTTGCAAGGGGGAGCTGCTACCTTAAGCGAACTTTTTATAGGAACGGTTCCAGGTAGCTTAGGCGAAACTTCAGCATTGGCACTTATTATTGGAGGTATTTATCTATTATATAAAGGTCATATTGATTGGAGAATTCCAGGGGGCTTTTTAGGAGCTATGGTGGTATTTTCATTTATTCACACCGGTTTGGCAGGAGACTTTGAAGGTGTAGTAGGGTTTTTCTCTGCAGGCCTTGACGAGGCATTGTTCCAAGTGCTTTCTGGTTCTGCGCTAATGGGAGCAATCTATATGGCCACCTGTTATGTTACTAGCCCTACAACTAAAAAGGCTAGGTTGATATATGGAATTGGCTGTGGTTTGATTTTAATTTTAATTAGATACTATGCCCAAGCACCGGCTGGATTAACTTATGCTGTGCTATTTATGAACGCTTTAACACCTATTTTAGATAGATTTACTATTCCTCGTACGTTTGGGGAGGTGAAGTAGATGAAAGACATGATAAAAATGATAGCTGTACTGGGTTTGATAGCCGCTCTTTCTGCAGGTCTTTTATCTGCTATTAATGATTTTACTGCACCGATTATCGAACAAAACATTGAAGATAGAAGACTTAAGCTACTAGGGGAAGTCTTAGACGCTGATGAGTTTGAGGAAGTAACTGAAAACGAAGTTACATTTAATGAAGGATATAAAGATGGTGACTTTGTCGGCTATGTTGTAGAGGTAGAAGCCTCTGGATATGGTACAGATCCAATTAGCATGCTAGTTGGGATAAGCGATGAGTTTACTATCACAGGAATCGCTGTTTTAAGTCATGCTGAAACACCAGGTCTTGGCGACCAAGCTTTTGAAGACGAATATGTTGAAAAGCTGGAAGGTCGAGACTTAGAAGATGGCTTTGGAGATGTTGATGTTATTACCGGCGCAACTGCTTCATCAAGAGCAGTTATAACAGGAGCAAGAAATGCTTTAGAAGATTTAGCAGGTGCTTTAGGGATTACCGACGAAATAGTTATCGATTTAGCTGAAGTACTAGACGGTGTTTATGAAGGAACTGGACAAGGATATGGTGGTGACATCGATGTATCCGTTGAAGTAAGTGGTGGACAGATTGTGTCATTAGAGATTCTAAACCACACCGAGACGGATGGAATTTCTGACCCTGCTTTTGAACAAGTACCTGATAATATGGTGGATGAACAAGAAGTTGATGTGGATACTGTAAGTGGGGCCACAGCTACCAGTGAAGGTATTATTGAAGCGGTAAAAGATGCATTATCCGAATTTGGTGACTCAGCCCAAGACGTAGAGGCTAACTAGGAGGTGAACACTTTGTTAAATAATTTTTTAAAAGGAATTTTTAAGGAAAACCCTGTTTTTGTATTGCTTTTAGGTTTATGCCCAACGTTGGCTGTAACCACAAGCGCAGAAAATGGTTTCGGTATGGGTATGGCTACTTTGGTAGTTCTTTTAGGGTCGAACATCGTGGTATCTCTTCTTAAAAACTTTATACCAAGTAGAGTAAGAATTCCTTCCTTTATTGTAATCATTGCAACCTTTGTTACTATGGTGGATATGTTTATGGAGGCGTACTTTGTTGACTTACACGACAACCTAGGCTTATTTATCCCGTTAATTGTGGTAAACTGTACAATTCTAGGTAGAGCGGAAGCCTTTGCATCTAAGGAAAAAGTAATGCCTTCTGTAGTTGACGCCTTAGGTATGGGGTTAGGCTTTACTTTAAGTTTGACTGTACTGGGTTTTTTCAGACAGTTTTTAGGAACCGGCGAACTTTTTGGTGTTCAGCTATTTGAAGGGGCACTGCTGTTTTTACAACCTGCCGGTGCTTTTCTTAGCTTAGGTTTACTGCTTGGTATAATAAATGCCGTTACAATGAGACGGACCTCTAAACAGTAGAAGGGAGGACAAAGATAAATGACTGAATTGTTAACTATACTTTTTGCCGCTATTTTCGTTAATAACTTTGTGCTAAACCAGTTTTTAGGAATTTGCCCGTTCTTTGGGGTTTCCAAAAAAATAGAAACCTCAGTGGGTATGGGAATGGCGGTTATGTTCGTAATGACAATAGCATCTATAATTACCTGGTATATAGACAGGCTAATTTTGGAAAATTTCGATTTACAGTATCTACAAACTATAGCTTTTATTTTAGTAATCGCTTCTTTAGTGCAGTTTGTAGAAATGGTTATTCAAAAGGTAAGTCCTACCCTTTACCAAGCTCTGGGTATCTTCTTACCGTTGATAACTACTAACTGTGCTGTTTTAGGTTTAGCGATTTTAAATATCGATCTTGGGTACACTTTGACTGAAACAATAATACATGCTGTAGGAGCCGCATTAGGCTTTACTTTAGCCCTAGTTATATTAGCGGGAATAAGAGAAAGATTAGAATTAACTGGTGCTAACAAATACTTTGCTGGAGTACCTTCAGCATTTTTAGCAGCAGCAATATTAGCAATGGCTTTTGCTGGCTTTGTAATTTAATAGTTACTGGGGGTGTAAAAATATGTTAAGCGCAATCATCGCATTAGGATCTATTGGCGTTGTTTTTGGAGCAGTTCTAGCTGGTGCTTCGAAAATTTTTGCAGTAGAAACAGATCCTAAGCTTGACGAATTAATAGAGGCTTTACCAGGTGCCAATTGTGGTGCTTGTGGATATCCAGGATGTAGTGGTTTTGCCGAAGGAGTGCTAAAAGGGGAGGCGCCTGTTGACGGTTGCCCTGTTGGCAAGAAAAAGGTAGCAAATGAATTGGCAGATATAATAGGCAAAACGGATATGGAGGCTGCGTCAGATACTCCTATGGTGGCAAAAGTAAAATGCCATGGTAGTAGCGACGTTGCTAAAGAAAAGTTCCGCTATGAAGGTGTTAAGGATTGCAAGGCGGCTATGCTAATTGATGGTGGGCCAAAAGCTTGTGACTATGGCTGTATGGGCTTAGGCACCTGTGAACGAGCCTGTCCGTTTGATGCAATAGTGATGGGGGAAAATAATTTACCAATTATTGACCAAGACCTTTGTACCGGATGTAAGAAATGTGTCCTAGCCTGTCCTAAGGACGTTATAGGCATGATTCCTCATGGCTCTGATGTTCATGTTATGTGTAACTCTAAAGATAAAGCTAAACAGGTAATGCAAGTATGTAAGGTAGGTTGTATTGGCTGTAGTAAATGTGCCAGAGCTTGTCCTAAAGACTGCATTAAAATGGAAGACGGTTTAGCTAAAATTGACAACACCGTTTGTATTAGCTGTGGTGTGTGTGTAAAAGAGTGTCCGACTAATGCTATAGAACAGTTATAAAGGCAAGTAAGCGTCCTAGATTGGGGCGCTTACTTTTTTCCTTTAAATGATGGCGTAAAGTGTGGTATAATTACTTTGCGAAGATTACCAAGAAAAGTTTATAGTGAAAGTACTAGCAATCTCTTTTACTAACAAAAGGCTATAGTATTTAAACGGGACAACTAGATTTAAGCCAAGAAAATTAAAAATGATCAACTTATAATTTTATTGCAAAGGTGGATTTAATATGAAAAATTTAAGAAGTATAATAATCGCTACTCTTTTATTGTTTGTTTTAGTGGGTTGTTCTTCGCAAAATGAAGAATTAAAGGTGTATAACAACCATTTTTTTGCTATGGATACTTTAGTGCAGATTACAGTTCATAGTGAGGACTCTGATAAAGCTGATGAGGCATTTCAGTTGGCAAGGGAAGAAGTTGAACGTCTAGAGACAAAATTAAGTGCTCATATAGAAGGAAGTGACGTTGATACTATAACTAAAAATGCAGGAATTGAGCCGGTAGAAGTTTCAGAGGAAACATTTTATCTGTTAAAAAAAGGTGTAGAATACGGAGAAAAAACAGATGGGAAATTTGATATTACTATAGGTCCTTTGCTTGAAGCCTATAGCTGGAGCAATCAGGTTGTACCCACTGAAAAAGAAGTGCAGCAGGCAACTCAATTAGTTGATTATAA from Proteinivorax hydrogeniformans harbors:
- a CDS encoding RnfABCDGE type electron transport complex subunit A, producing MTELLTILFAAIFVNNFVLNQFLGICPFFGVSKKIETSVGMGMAVMFVMTIASIITWYIDRLILENFDLQYLQTIAFILVIASLVQFVEMVIQKVSPTLYQALGIFLPLITTNCAVLGLAILNIDLGYTLTETIIHAVGAALGFTLALVILAGIRERLELTGANKYFAGVPSAFLAAAILAMAFAGFVI
- a CDS encoding RnfABCDGE type electron transport complex subunit D, translating into MSKKFVVGPSPHIRSPRDIDYIMWDVVVALVPATIASLIIFGWASAIVLSLSLISALFFEWLVVSRKLSISSFLGDGSAAVTGLLLGLSLPPAVGMMSVGEGAWTQPWAIPILGSAVAILIGKHAFGGLGKNPFNPALVGRGFLTFSYLSIMTNWEAPGTVVDAASGATPLQGGAATLSELFIGTVPGSLGETSALALIIGGIYLLYKGHIDWRIPGGFLGAMVVFSFIHTGLAGDFEGVVGFFSAGLDEALFQVLSGSALMGAIYMATCYVTSPTTKKARLIYGIGCGLILILIRYYAQAPAGLTYAVLFMNALTPILDRFTIPRTFGEVK
- the rnfB gene encoding RnfABCDGE type electron transport complex subunit B, coding for MLSAIIALGSIGVVFGAVLAGASKIFAVETDPKLDELIEALPGANCGACGYPGCSGFAEGVLKGEAPVDGCPVGKKKVANELADIIGKTDMEAASDTPMVAKVKCHGSSDVAKEKFRYEGVKDCKAAMLIDGGPKACDYGCMGLGTCERACPFDAIVMGENNLPIIDQDLCTGCKKCVLACPKDVIGMIPHGSDVHVMCNSKDKAKQVMQVCKVGCIGCSKCARACPKDCIKMEDGLAKIDNTVCISCGVCVKECPTNAIEQL
- a CDS encoding FMN-binding protein → MKDMIKMIAVLGLIAALSAGLLSAINDFTAPIIEQNIEDRRLKLLGEVLDADEFEEVTENEVTFNEGYKDGDFVGYVVEVEASGYGTDPISMLVGISDEFTITGIAVLSHAETPGLGDQAFEDEYVEKLEGRDLEDGFGDVDVITGATASSRAVITGARNALEDLAGALGITDEIVIDLAEVLDGVYEGTGQGYGGDIDVSVEVSGGQIVSLEILNHTETDGISDPAFEQVPDNMVDEQEVDVDTVSGATATSEGIIEAVKDALSEFGDSAQDVEAN
- a CDS encoding electron transport complex subunit E; the encoded protein is MLNNFLKGIFKENPVFVLLLGLCPTLAVTTSAENGFGMGMATLVVLLGSNIVVSLLKNFIPSRVRIPSFIVIIATFVTMVDMFMEAYFVDLHDNLGLFIPLIVVNCTILGRAEAFASKEKVMPSVVDALGMGLGFTLSLTVLGFFRQFLGTGELFGVQLFEGALLFLQPAGAFLSLGLLLGIINAVTMRRTSKQ